In Spirosoma pollinicola, the genomic window TACAATTTCCCCTGATGACCGTCCGCCAAGCCACCGCTACCGACCTTCCAGCACTGATGCACCTGATTCACCACGTTGTTCCACTCATGCGGCAAGCCGGTAATTTTCAATGGGATGAGCACTACCCGAACCATGACGTATTTGCCAATGACATCGCCCAGAATCAGCTTTGGGTAGTGTATATAGACGGGCTATTGGCCGGGGTAGCGGCAATTACGGAAGATCAGGAACCCGAATACGCACAGGTTGGCTTCGACCTTAGTCAGCGGGCTATTGTGACTCACCGGCTGGCGGTTGACCCGGCTTTTCGCGGACAGGGTGTAGCGGCTGCACTCTTGGCCCAAGCCGAGCAGATTGCCCTCGAACAAGGCATCGCTTTTCTTCGGATCGACACCAACTCGGAGAACCAGATTACCCAGAAACTTTTCCCAAAAATGGGATACAGGTATGCTGGCGAAATCACGCTAAGTTTTCGGCCGGGACTAAACTTTCTGGCTTATGAGAAAACGTTATAATTACCCGTAAAAAGGTTGTAGATAGCTATTGGCTTAAAAACGCGAAAGATTTATTCTGATAACGGGGCAATGACAAGCTATTACGGATAAGCAAAAATGACTGATACGCACTTGTTGCTGCGGCTACATTATCAAGCCAGGAAGGAATATCTCCACCGGGATCTAATCGACAGGTATAGGTAACCTGCATTCGTTGCTTTGTTACGGGTCGAACCTGCCATATAGCTAACCAATCGGCGATACGTACCGTATTCGGCTGGGTTGCCACTAAGTCAGGCATACCCACTCCTTTAACATGAAGAATTTTTGTTGCAGGGTCTTGCGTGAATGTCAGTTTCACACCCATATCACGGTCACTAACGGGCCATGGTACAGCCGTAACGACATGATACAACAATTCCGTTTCACTGACGCGTCGTATCAGCCTGGCGGATTTCGTTTTATAGATGACGTTTTTATAATTTGCAATATCAGACAGTAGGGCTACCAACTGGCTCTGCGTGCCCTCCATAGCGCACTCAACTCTCAATTCACTCGATCGGCTACCGGGTATGTTGCGCGTATAAACTTGAATTTGATCCTTGTCTTTCGCTAATTTCCAGGCTTCCTGTGCTTGTGCCTGAACAGATCCAACGCCCAGTCCAAAACTAATGATCAACAATACCCAAAAGCAACCTGACTGAAATAACCTCATACCGTTTTTACGCCTTTTCTTCAACGCCTTCTTCTTTTTACCTGCATATCTAACGTTAGGGCTACGGTTTTTGTTAAGTCGCTTATCAATTACGTGATTTTTTAATCAATACCCATCTACACTTTAGCAGAAATCAGACGCGTAACAAGGCTTCTGGTTATAACGCAAGATGCTCGGAGTGAACCGATTCTCCGTAAAATACAGTTGCCTGACGGTCAAAATCTTCGGTGGAGTCAGTAGTCAGAAACGTACGCTGCCTGTGTTTACTGCACTGCGCTTCCAGTTCAGGATGACGAATCAGGTAATCGGCCAGGCTATCGGCTACAATTCCACCCTGGCTGAGAATGGTCGCGCCTTGTGGAGCATACTGTCGTATCTTATTGAGCAACAACGGGTAGTGGGTGCAGGCTAGCAGGATCGTGTCAATGTCAGGCGATTGTTTCAACAGTCGATCAATGTGTTGCTTGACGAAATAGTCGGCT contains:
- a CDS encoding GNAT family N-acetyltransferase, producing the protein MQNTVFASTLQFPLMTVRQATATDLPALMHLIHHVVPLMRQAGNFQWDEHYPNHDVFANDIAQNQLWVVYIDGLLAGVAAITEDQEPEYAQVGFDLSQRAIVTHRLAVDPAFRGQGVAAALLAQAEQIALEQGIAFLRIDTNSENQITQKLFPKMGYRYAGEITLSFRPGLNFLAYEKTL
- a CDS encoding START domain-containing protein, whose amino-acid sequence is MRLFQSGCFWVLLIISFGLGVGSVQAQAQEAWKLAKDKDQIQVYTRNIPGSRSSELRVECAMEGTQSQLVALLSDIANYKNVIYKTKSARLIRRVSETELLYHVVTAVPWPVSDRDMGVKLTFTQDPATKILHVKGVGMPDLVATQPNTVRIADWLAIWQVRPVTKQRMQVTYTCRLDPGGDIPSWLDNVAAATSAYQSFLLIRNSLSLPRYQNKSFAFLSQ